From the genome of Solibacillus sp. FSL H8-0538:
ATAATGCATCTTGAAGCATTTTGACGGTAGCTTCATCCGGTTTTTGTATAACCCATTTTTTCGTTGATGCGATCATTTTTTCACTTCCTCATGCTCTCCATTATACAAAATTTTCGTGGGATACTGTCATAAAATCTCTTTTCTATCCTTTCATAAAAGCGAGCAAACTACTTAGTAGGTTAGTAGCTTGCATCCTACCGCTTCCTCTTTAGTAACCTAGACTAAGTACGTTACCTAGTTCACCTAGACCTTTTTACATGAATAACATTAGAAAGACACAACTCGCCCAAAATAGAGCGAGTTCATGTCCCTAGTTATCCACTGAAAAAAAAGCAAGATATGCTACATGTGCATATCTTGCTTTGAAACCTATTTTTATACTTGTGGCTCGTCTGAACCCCATGATTTCTTCTCTTTTTTCACAACTGAACCGCCAGTTTTGTTCATTTGACGTACTTTTAATGAGTACCAAACTTGTGCTGCGATACAGATTGAAGAGTACATACCTGTTACTAAACCAATTAGTAATGCGATTGAGAAGTTTTGAATTGATGGTGCACCTAAGAAAATAAGCGCAATAACTACGATGATTACTGTTAATACGGTATTAACAGAGCGTCCCATCGTTTGACGAAGTGACTTGTTCACAATGTTTGCAAGCTCTTCTTTTGTCGTAATCTTTTCGTGGTGTTCAATGTTTTCACGAATTCGGTCAAATGTAACGATTGTATCATTAATTGAGTAACCAACGATTGTTAGCACCGCCGCGATAAACGTAATGTCTACTTCTAAACGAAGGAAACTGAAAATAGCAACCATGAAGAATACGTCGTGAAGAAGTGAAAGAATCGCACCTAAGCCCATGCGCCATTCAAAGCGAATTGCTACATAAATAATAATACCAAGTGCTGCTAATGCTAATGCATACATCGCATTTTTTGCTAGTTCTTCCCCAACTTGTGAAGAAACTGTGCTTAAGGTTGGATCATGTCCGTAAGTTTTTAATACGTCTGCTTTAAAGTCCAACACTTCTTGCTGCGTGAAGTCTTCTTTATAACGTAATACAGCCGTATTTTTTTCTTCTCCAGAAATAACAACATCATCTGTTGGCAAGCCAATTTCATCAACGTATTTAATAATCTCTTCTTGCGTCAATTCTTGATTTGCTTGAATTTCAACACGTGTACCACTTGAGAAGTCAATCCCTAAGTTCAAGCGGAATACACCTAAAATAATAGCGCCGACAATACAAATGACCATCGAAGCTGCGTAAAACTTTTTGCGGTTTCTCACAAAGTCTAGTCGATCAAATTTGGTTGTTAACTCTAATGTTGTCACATTCTCTTCAGGCTTATGTTGTTTTGATTTCGCAATTCCAAACCAAGATGGGTTATTGAAGTAACCACTTTTTACAAGAAGGCCTAGTAAGACACGCGACCCCCATACAGCTGTTACAAAGCTAAGTAAAATTGAAATAATTAACGTCGTTGCGAATCCTTTAACTGAGCTTGTACCAAAGTAGAATAATACAACAGCTGCAAGTAAAGTAGTTAACTGTGCATCAATAATCGCTGTTAACGATGATTTCGAGCCGAAGTGGAATGCTTCTTTTACCGAATGTCCAACGCGCAATTCCTCACGAATACGCTCTGCTGTCAGGATATTCGCATCTACTGCCATCCCAATACCTAATACGATTGCGGCAATTCCCGGTAATGTCAATACCGCATTAATACCGTTGAATACTGCAAGTACCAAGAATGTGAATACTGTTAATGTAATAATAGAAATAAAACCTGGTAGGCGGTAGTATAGTAACATAAATACAAAAATTATTATTACACCGACAATACCAGCAAATACTGTACTTGTTAATGCTTCTTCACCAAACTGTGCACCCACAGAAGTTGAATAAATTTCTGTTAGTTTAACAGGTAATGACCCAGCATTTAAGACAGAAGCGAAATTTTTCGTTTCTTCTACAGTGAAGTTACCTGAAATCATTACGTCTGTTGTATTTAAAACTTGTGTTACGGAAGCGGCTGATTCAAATTTTGGTTTAGGTTTCGTAGCTTCTTCTGCATATGAATCTACGCCTTCTTCAAAGTCTAACCAAACTACTAGTAAATTACGACCTTCACCCATGCTCATTACTTTTTGTGTTACTTCTGCAAATTTCGCAGCGTCTTTTAATGTTAACGTAACAATTGGTTGATTTTGTTGGTCAAATGAAGCAGATGCCCCACCTTCTTTTAAATCCTTACCATCTAATAAAATATTATTATCTACATCACGGAATGTTAAGTTGGCTGTACTTGATAATAGCTCGCGGGCTGATGACTGATCGTCTAGTCCGGCTAACTGTACGCGAATACGATCTTCACCCTCAACTTCAATACTTGGCTCACTTACACCAAATTCATTAATACGATTATCTAATGCAGTTGTCGTATCTGCTAATACAGCAGGAGTAACATCCTGTCCATCTACAAGAGATTCAACTTCATAAAGAACTTCAAATCCACCTTGTAAGTCAAGCCCTAGTTTTACATCATCTAA
Proteins encoded in this window:
- the secDF gene encoding protein translocase subunit SecDF, with amino-acid sequence MKLANRIITFVLVVALLFTGMGTTVQKVLDDVKLGLDLQGGFEVLYEVESLVDGQDVTPAVLADTTTALDNRINEFGVSEPSIEVEGEDRIRVQLAGLDDQSSARELLSSTANLTFRDVDNNILLDGKDLKEGGASASFDQQNQPIVTLTLKDAAKFAEVTQKVMSMGEGRNLLVVWLDFEEGVDSYAEEATKPKPKFESAASVTQVLNTTDVMISGNFTVEETKNFASVLNAGSLPVKLTEIYSTSVGAQFGEEALTSTVFAGIVGVIIIFVFMLLYYRLPGFISIITLTVFTFLVLAVFNGINAVLTLPGIAAIVLGIGMAVDANILTAERIREELRVGHSVKEAFHFGSKSSLTAIIDAQLTTLLAAVVLFYFGTSSVKGFATTLIISILLSFVTAVWGSRVLLGLLVKSGYFNNPSWFGIAKSKQHKPEENVTTLELTTKFDRLDFVRNRKKFYAASMVICIVGAIILGVFRLNLGIDFSSGTRVEIQANQELTQEEIIKYVDEIGLPTDDVVISGEEKNTAVLRYKEDFTQQEVLDFKADVLKTYGHDPTLSTVSSQVGEELAKNAMYALALAALGIIIYVAIRFEWRMGLGAILSLLHDVFFMVAIFSFLRLEVDITFIAAVLTIVGYSINDTIVTFDRIRENIEHHEKITTKEELANIVNKSLRQTMGRSVNTVLTVIIVVIALIFLGAPSIQNFSIALLIGLVTGMYSSICIAAQVWYSLKVRQMNKTGGSVVKKEKKSWGSDEPQV